The Sulfitobacter sp. SK011 genome contains the following window.
TTGCAGATGATTTTGAGGATGGCGGTAAGGTGCGCGCAGGACAGGTCTTGGTGCGTCTGGACCCGGCTGACATGCAATCCTCCGTTGACCGGGCCGCCAGCGATGTTGCCGACGCCGAGGCCGAAGGTAGGGATGCCGCGCGCGCCCTTGAACTGGCCCGCGACGAACTCATCGCTGCCGAAGAACAGGCGCAACTGCGCGCGCGCGCGTTTCAACGTCAAAGCGATCTGGCCGAACGTGGGGTGGGCACAGCGATTGCAACCGAAACGGCGGAACTTGCGGCGTCTGCGGCGCGACAGGCCGTATTGTCGCGCCGCCAGGCAGCCATTCAGGCTGAGGCGCGGATCGATCAGGCTGCGACCCAACTGACGCGCGCCCGTATCGCATATGCCGAAGCAGAACGGCGCATGGATGACACGACGATCACCGCCCCCTTTGACGGCACTTTGTCCGCGACAAATGTGGTGGTTGGGCGTTTGGTTACCGGCAATGAGCGGCTGGCGGAACTGATTGATCCAGATGATCTTGAGGTGTCGTTCCGTGTGTCCACCGCACAATATGCGCGGTTGCTGGATGAAAACGGCGCGATTGTGCAGGCCGATGTTACCGCAATTCTGGATGTGGTCGGCATTGACCTTAGGGCCAGTGGCAAGATCACAAGAACAAGTGCGGCGGCGGGTGAAGGCGCGACAGGGCGGCTGATCTTTGCAGCATTGAATGACGCAGCGGGCTTTAAACCCGGCGATTTTGTCACAGTCCAGGTCCGCGAGCCGCTGTTGCAGGAGGTGGTGCGATTGCCAGCCGCCGCCG
Protein-coding sequences here:
- a CDS encoding efflux RND transporter periplasmic adaptor subunit; the encoded protein is MRFLRQSMIGLFLAAVSLGLLVFAGYLISGAVQDRISDETVTPPARERVFAVNVRVAVAEDVVPILETFGEVKSRRLLELRASGGGEIIEIADDFEDGGKVRAGQVLVRLDPADMQSSVDRAASDVADAEAEGRDAARALELARDELIAAEEQAQLRARAFQRQSDLAERGVGTAIATETAELAASAARQAVLSRRQAAIQAEARIDQAATQLTRARIAYAEAERRMDDTTITAPFDGTLSATNVVVGRLVTGNERLAELIDPDDLEVSFRVSTAQYARLLDENGAIVQADVTAILDVVGIDLRASGKITRTSAAAGEGATGRLIFAALNDAAGFKPGDFVTVQVREPLLQEVVRLPAAAVDAQGQVLVLGEDNRLESADVEVLRRQGDDVLVRGPIVDREVIEARSPLLGAGILVKPLRSDGAPVPEAPEMVELTQERRAKLMAFVENNKRMPKEAKERVLAQLSKPQVSAKTIARIESRMGG